The following is a genomic window from Cetobacterium somerae ATCC BAA-474.
TATCTAAAGATAATCTTCCTGTAGTAGTTATAACTGAATTTTTTAAATCAAATTCTTTGTTTAAAGCTGCTCCAATAACTTTATCAACAGCATTATGTCTTCCTATATCCTCTCTTATGACAACTTCACCATTTGCATTTCCAATTGATGCACAATGCATTCCACCACTATTTTTATACATCGCTGCACCTTCTAACATATCTCTTGCAATTTTTTTTATTCTTTCTAAAGATATTTGATTAGAATATTCTATTTTCTCTTTTTCCATAACTTTCTCATCAAAAAGTGCTCCACTTCCACAACCACTTAAAACTACTTTAGGAATAGTAAATAAATCATCTTTTACTTCTCCTAAGGTATATGTTGCAATGAGTTTTGCATCTTTACATGCCGCTATACTTTCTAACTCATTTTTATTCTTTATTATTCCTCTTGTATAAAGATGACCTAAAGCTAAATCTTCTAAATCATATGGTGAACACATAAAAGTTACCATTTTTTCTCTATTTACTTTTAGCTCTACTGGTGCTTCTTCACATACATTAGTTTTTTTTAACATATTACTCCTTTTTTATGGATTTTCAAACTGTCCTACCTCTACCCATTCACACAATCCTTTTGCATGTCCAAAAATCATATATGTATCAGAAAAAAGATATTTAGCTCCATTTGAAGCTTCCACTATTTTTATATCTATATATTCTTTATTTTTGATTATTTCATCTATCAAATCTTCTATATCATCCCTGTTAAATGGAGATAGTTTAAAAATTTCTAAAGATGTTGGTCTTGGATATAATTGAGATTCTTTTCTAACTAAATCAATTATTACTTCTTGAATATTTTTTTCTTTCAAATTAAATAAAACATCTCTATATGTATTGCTAATATAATCTTTTGAATAAAAATATACTTCTGTTTTTCCTCTAATTATATCTATATCTTTTGTCTTTTCACTATTTTTTAATTCTTCTATCACTCTTTCAATTTTAGAAGCCTTTATTTTTAAAGGCTCACTTTCTAATTCATATTTACTAATTAATTTTCCTAATTTTGACGCTTCCCTTATAGACTGAGCTAAAATCTCTATATT
Proteins encoded in this region:
- the fdhD gene encoding formate dehydrogenase accessory sulfurtransferase FdhD, which translates into the protein MLKKTNVCEEAPVELKVNREKMVTFMCSPYDLEDLALGHLYTRGIIKNKNELESIAACKDAKLIATYTLGEVKDDLFTIPKVVLSGCGSGALFDEKVMEKEKIEYSNQISLERIKKIARDMLEGAAMYKNSGGMHCASIGNANGEVVIREDIGRHNAVDKVIGAALNKEFDLKNSVITTTGRLSLDMVLKAVATKIPVVATISIPSSLAIELAEKLGVCLIGRIGKNDPIIYTFENRIK